The Engystomops pustulosus chromosome 3, aEngPut4.maternal, whole genome shotgun sequence region AATATACATTTATACTTTCTGTTATATATAATACCAACCGActgctatataatacatatgtatAATGCAACTGTACTGCATATATGATACTTTGGCATCCACACACCTTTATACTATActttatatcctgtatatagatagaCCCATATATCATTGTGCACTAGGTCTGACTCGCATGCCGATGACTGAAGAACAGACTGCCCGAAATGGGAACACAGGCCGGGATGGGATTGCGCACCAAAATTTTCAATTACTCAAGGGGCCGTCGTAATGTATGGCAGCTGGGGAATAGTGGGGTCATAAAACTGGCAACACCAGTGGTAATAATATTATTGAAGTGAGAGGGGGAGTGGGTCTTAGATTAGATTTAGGTTTTCTTCTTTAACACGCCGAAATTTCATTATAAACGtgctaaaaataaattaataggaACAAGCAACTAGTGAGAATTGTTGAGTAAACGGGCTCTCAATGGGGACATGTCTGGACTCGGTGACTATGATGGTGTGAACAGTACATATTGTAGTACTTCTAAAACTTCCGCCATTTACATAAATACTATCATTTATCCTACCTCTTTATCTTCCTCTATATATAACAGCTCTGCCTGTATGTACATTCTGTATTATTGTGATTATTGTTACTCAGGATATATTGTGGTGGTTGTATGTTATTTCCACAGGACAGTGGTGATGTTTGGGCATCAAGATGATGAGAGTGATTTGCTTTCTATCAGACAATTATTATTGTTTATAGGTGAAGACGCTCAGGAGAAGGGAGACAAATTCATCCACGACAGAGACATTACCTGGCTTCAGCAGGCGGATGTGGTGGTAGCGGAGGTGACGCAGCCATCACTCGGGGTTGGATATGAGTTGGGGCGTGCAGTGGCTATGAACAAAAAAATGTTGTGTCTTTTCCGAGTGTCCAGTGGACGAGGTGAGACCTTGTTAGGTGACTTTTTGTCAGCTCTCCAATGTTTGCTACCTCCTGTTGATCTTAGACATAGTGCAGTAATCATTGGGTGACTGATTTTGATCGTCACCATACCAGCATAGTACAGTGACACCCCTGCCATATTGCTCAGACGCTGTTGTGTGACCTCCTTTCCTTACCTTGCAGTGCTCTCGGCCATGATTCGAGGGGCTGATAATGGACACTCAGTACTGGTCAGAGATTATGAGCCCCAGGATGTGGAGGGAATTCTTCATGAATACTTCACGGTTACATTCCCATCACTGTGATGCTGGCATTATTCATCTCTGTAATAAATGTTTTGTATCcggctgctgatttttttttttttttttttaatctgtggaGGAGGCTGTCGGCCGGTACCATTATCAGTCCAACTTGTTGTGGGTAAATATTTAATGGGTCAAGGGTTCCATTATCTGATTTGTTCATATGATCAAAGTGTGTGGAGATTTAGCAATGGCAACTGGTAATAAAATAATTGTTCCAAATGGGGCTTCCAAatatggaggaggagatgggtAAAGGTATTTGGACACAAATTATATTGATCCACTCCTTCAAAAGTCATGTGATCGAAAGCCTTGCTACATCATAAGACCAATGGGCATTTCcggcaagcaaaaaaaaaaaaaaggtccatgACCAGTGTTCaacctttgcaaaaaaaaaaattcctggggGAAGAACTTTTGTTTAAGCCTGGGATCTTCCAATTCCATAGGCATCTCTATGGGGCTTTGAGTTTGGCCAAGAGAGATGTCTACTAAGACTTTTttgtatgttgtcagtagcagcaggactgtttaaTATGTATTTATACACTGGGATTGTATTTTCCTGAATTGTACTGGGGTTAtgtcctcaaactgctgtgctgTATGCCTTGTGTGGGTATTGCcctttgagagatgtgtaatcatacctttgtgtatattgttagtagaagTAGGGCCATAAGCAGTGTCCATTCACCGAATTCCAGCTACCTCATGGACTGACCATGTGTCTTTGTAGCCTAATTCCTGACATCTGGCTTCCTGCAAAGAACATTGCCCACCTCCATGGTCACCGGGCTTGCATACTGTAACCATATTACAAGGAGCTTGGATCGTGCTCATCTTTCTTTAGAGGGGATTATTGGGTAACTCTAGAGCCTACTCTTTCAAATATAGCAGAACGTACCACACTCACATGTGTAATAAGTCACATAGGAAGGCAAGACTTATCCAGAAGATTGTATGTACACCACCATATGTAGTATTTAGTTAGATACAATACTCTCAAAAAGTTAGGTATTTTTGGCTTCCGGGCAAAATTTAGAGAAAAGGTAGAAGGTTCACAATGTGcattaaaaacacattaaagTAGAATCATACAATGTTAATTTCCTGATTTCGAACAATTTTCTGAAACAAAAGCCAACGACAgtggcaaaaaaatataaatgtctcaaaaatttgtCATGTGGCCTTGAGCAACAGCTTGACAACTATGTCTTGTGCTGTTCAGAAGTTGACTATTTGAGGCATGGCATCCTACTCTTCTTCAAGAGCAGTCCTAAGTTCATTTCAGTTCTGGGGTTACGAGCCAAAACAACTCGGCTGTTGTCATAGGTTTTCACTGGGATTCATGTATGGAGAAAGTGCAGGCCTCTCCTTGTGAGGTCCTCAGTCACCAGCAGCTGTTCCCTAATGATGGGACTTCTATGAGCTGGCACATGTTGTCCATGAAAAGTAAATTAGGTCTGTGGTCATGCAGACGCATAATGACTGTTCTTCAAGTTATGTTGGCTTATCAATCTACTATTCACAAAGTGTAGGGCAGTTCGATATTGATTGGAGACGCCTGCCCACACTGTAATGCCACTACCACCAAAGGCTTCTCTGGTAACTGCAGTGGCAGATGCATATCACTCTTCTTGGCGTCTCCAACAATGTTGGCTGCCATCATTTCAGCTTAGCGTGAATCGACTTGCAACAGTGAACAGCTCTGAGACCCACTGGTACCTGATTCAGTGTAGATAACTGGTGGTAGGTTCAGGTCCCATTGCATGTCATCTAGTGAGCAGACCATGCTGATGTAAAATGTTTTGAATGGTCTGACGTGACACTCCGGTCGCCTCTCACCTTCTTTAAACGTTCCTGGAGTTGTGTAGCATTCGTCAGCCTGGTCAACAGGGAATTGTTCACGTTAAACGATCATCTGTGTGGAATGTAGTTATAAGATGTCCTCTTCCATGTCTCTCTAACTCTTCCAGTATTTTTCTATCCCTGGTATAACCTGCTCACTATTCTCGAAGCTCAGCGACCACTTCCATCAGTACGTCGTCAATCTGCTTGCAGCCTTGCAATGGGAAGGTACCGATGATCAATTGCTTGGTGTCGTCTTGGTCTCCGGATGTcaaaatgtgaacagcatgatgaggaggccTGTTTAAATACCTATTGTAATTGAACTAGGTAATTCATTGGATAATTCATGGATAAAACACATCTTTACCTTTTGCTGTTAAGCTCATTGTTAAATAATAGCAAATTGTGCAAAAGCTGATGAAACATTGTATAGCTGGACGTGTGCAATGACATCAAGTCGTAGGACACTTTAGTTTCATCCCAAAATTTCACCCTCAAGCCCCCAATATCCTTAAATTTCTGAGAGTGGTGTATGTAGAATAAGTCACATAACACAATGAGACTCATCTGAAAGAGTGTGTGTACACCATATGTATTGACAGAACTATCCAGTACTCCTTTGAACTCTTACTTGCAGTATATTGGAGATTGGTGGGGTATATTTTTGGACTGCTACTAATTGAACTTTATTGGTCAGATAATCTTCTTCCACAATTGCTGGCATGGAATGTCTTTTTGGATCATCTGCCCCATCAGTGCCCCCCACTCCCCCACTGAATCCCTGTTAATAGCTGACAATTACTTGATTGCACATTGCTGGGGGAAACTCTTGTAATTGGACTTGTACTTGATAGATTTGCAAGTACACGAGTCATCAGGTTAAAGTATATTGACAGTTTGTGGAGTTGTCTCCTCCCCGACCACACTTGCTTACAATCTCTGCTCCTCATTTACACATAACCAAACAACAACAGATCAAAGTAACTTAACAGCTTAGCTGCAACTTTAATAAACAAGCTCAACAGATTTTCTGAGGAAGCTGCAGATATTTCCGGCTGCGCTGCCTCTTGACAACCTTTACCCGCCAGAGGCGCCAACCCTCCCCTTACGATTAACAGTGGGGTGTCACAATGAGACTGAAAATAAACAGGATTAATAAAAATAACTCTTAATTATAAATATAAAGGTTTATAGAATTCCAGCTCCGTCATTCGGACCGGAGGCAATCAGTAAATTTTACGGAATTAGCCGTGCACCGCTCCATGTGATCACCATCCAGGCACATGGGAGGAGGGGCGCATGGTGAAACATAACGATTGGCTTTTATGTGAGCGCCCCACCACTGAAATGAAAGGAAGGGGTTACTTGTAGACCTCTCCATCATAATCCTCAAAGATGAAAGAGTCCGGATCCAAGTTTTCTGAATCATCGTCTTCATCGTACGTGAATTCGTCCTCGTCCAATTCAGCGTCGTATTCTACATTCCACTCGGGAACATAATCCGGGACATAATCTTCATCCTCCTCTTCATCGTCATCTTCGTCGTCATCGTCCTGCTCGCCCGCCGTATCCACAGAGTCTGAGGCATCATCGATATTACTGAGAAGGTGTAAAGGCATTATAAGACATGCAGTACTTCACGCTCCTCGGGAAGGAAGAAGCTGCTATCTTCCCTTTAAGGGGGGTAAATCTATCATGTACTGTGCAGTCAAATTGAACCAGGTACACCTAGGACGAGTACACCTAAAAGAACAGGAACTTTTGGAGACTTGGAGTTGACTGGAGTCTATTAGGAATGCAGGGACCATGGACATATCAATATAACTTTGCCAAAGGAAGATGAGGGGGAGTATACAATAAGAACTGGATCTAAGTAACTTACTCTGTTGCTCCAAGGAACCCCGCCATGTCCGCCACATTCTGAGCTTTCGTTCCATTCTCGTTAGAATCCGAAAGGAATCCAACACAGAAGTCCTGGAAAAGGTCAAAAGTGTAAAAGTATAGCCACATTCATCAGTTCATGTTCAAttctgtccctcactgtgtgttaCACAGCCCTATCCATCTCTATACATTGAAAATCTGCAGCATAGCCCTGTGCATCGCATGTTACACCCCAGGAGGATAGCTCTGTCTACACACTACACCCCAAAATAATAGTTTCTTCCATCTCTCCAAATTACAACCCAAGAGCATAGGTCATTTCATGTTTAAATGTTACACCCTAAGAGGATACCCCTGTGCTTTGTTACTCATTCCAATCCAGAAAGATAGCCCTGTTTATTACAACTTGCTGCACTCTAGTAGAATCCACATCTAAACATTTCCCCTTGGATAATAATCCTATTTACATTTAAAGGATAGACAGTACAGAAGAATATGCCCACAGTATTGACTACTGCTGTGTAGGTTCACCTGGGTGGAGTGTTGTAGGATGCCATTCAGACGCTCCTGGACCCTTCTGGCCAGTTCTAGTGCGCTGTTGTACTTGTCAGGACTAAGGAGCCTTACAGAGCAGGCAAGATCCTCGCTTTGGAGAAGGCTGTACTCTGAAATAGAGAGACAGAGAGGGGTACTGACAACCTATCATCAAGAATGGATAATTCAATCGACCCCTCTCCACAACAAGGACAATCCCAATGTCTACAGCCACCGCACACGGTACTTTCTCACCAAGTAGAATCTGAAGAGCGTTCACATGGAACTCCAGGTTTTCTGTCTGTGATTCCAGGACATCGAGCCGCTCTGAATCCTgattataataactgtatacacaaGAATACCCGAGAACCTGCAAGACAACAAAGCTATACCCAGAAGAACAGGATTAGGGCAAATGCCCCCTATAGGTCATAGGCGATCTTCCCTCCTACCTTACGACTCATTTCCAGCACTCTGCAGGCAGTTATGAGGAGGCTTAATGTACGCAGCGGAGGCTCCTCATTAAGGACACATAGGCGATTCCTCAAAGACACAGCAAAATCCTGCAGAGAATGAAATCATAATGATGCAGGATGTGTATGGCCATCCTCAGCCAGTTtcatttgggtactgtgtggcggCATTATTGCCTCTGTGACAAACCACTGATATTGTCCCATATTGTCACATAGAAGGCTTGCTAACTGTTCCCTGGGGTCACCACCTACCTTGGACTGATGTTGGAATGTGCATTTTTCATTATAGTCCTGGAACCTCTTCTCCTGGCGCGCGGCTTTACTAACCTGTCCCAAGACCCAAGAAAAAGCACATAATCATCACTGGCTGTGTTGAGATAGCACTGaccccacaataagaggggagaaAGCTGTACATCCCACAGAGACTCACAGCTTCTGCCTATAATACAGTCACAGGACAGAGTGACTTATACTCACCATAGCGGAGCAATTGTAATAATCTTTGTGGGTGGGTTTCCAGGGCTTTAGGCAGCGCCAGCAAAATCCATGGTTACATTTGGCACAAGTCATACTATAGGGGGAGAAAAAGGTCAAATGAGACTTTGGAAAAGATGTGGAAAGAGGTTTACAATGGCCACAGGCTATCACTTACTGCAGGCAGCCCTCATTCTTCTCGATAGGAGCTTGGCAACTGGGGCAATGCTTGGAAATGAGCTTGGTCAAGTGTTTGCTCTGTGCTTCCAAGGTCATCCCCTCGTAGAATCCTCCATCATCCATCCACTGAGACATATGGCTACAGCTGGCCGGGTAATGGGCCTGAGAAGAACACAATAAGCCAGTGAGGTTCTTACAGTCTACAATATTTAAACATAAAGGTCATTTTGAATGGGACTCACCTCAGGAAAACTGCAGTTGAAGCACGACATCCAGGAGCACTTGGCACAGGCGGCTCCATTCCCTAACCCTTCCTTGCACAAGATGCGGTCACAGCCTTGAGGGTTCGTACACCAAGTCAggttggaacaactttccacaaaGCCACGTAACAAAGATTTCTCATACTACAGGAGAGCGCACACAAAAGACATCTGCGGTCATGTATATATACGTATATGGTTAAAAGTGACCCTCAACAGTACTAGTCATTACCTTCTTTATCACATCCTTTGAGGAAATGATCTTCCTGATGAAGTCAGAGGTCGGCTGTGCCAGGCAGTCAGAGGTGGGACATGTGCAGGTCAGAACCAGGTTCTGCTCAATGCGGGTGGTCAAATATTCATTCCAGCAATTCTGGGGAAAACCAATGACAACATTAAGAAAAGACTTGGAGTGGACAGACTGCAATACTAGATCTCAACAGCTACCAGGGTGAAGCAGAACAATTATCTCAATATAGTGCATAAAACACATCTAGCGATGGGGGACGAGGAGTCCTACATCAGGGTCATTACAGTTTCCAGGGTGGAGACTGACTCACCTTGCAGCAGTAATGCTTGCAGCACAGAGATGGCGGCTTGTCTAGTGGGCTAAGGGGGTTCACACACACTGGACACGAAGGCTGTGGGCTCTCAGGCTGGTGAGGCTCTAACACCGCTAGTCCAGAAGCAATAAGAAGACCCTCGGGGTCCTCGGTATATCGCTGTAGAAGCTGGTCCGTGTTCCATTTACAGTGGATAAGAAGGTGCTGTGCTACATCCAGGGTCACGCTAAGAGTATCAGACACTTGCTCAACCATCTGACACATCAGAGCCCAGGCCTCTTCCTGACTGAGGGTACGTCCCATGGGCAGAAGAACGGATTCCAAGACTGCCTTCTCCACCGCTCCCccgcagctaaaataacacagtaATGACCTGTGTGAATACCCCCGACCAGCAAAGAACAACCACCACCGGACGTGATGAGCGTTACAAACATAATACAGGGGCCGACCACACAGCTCCTACCTGGGGGGCTTAGCGACTACCTCCGGTTTCTTTTTATCTGAGCTCTGGAGGCTAATATGTGCCTTGCCTTTCTGTGGGGTGGATGGTTCCTGGGAAAGGTACTCAATAATGTGAGGACTGTCATCACTGCGTCGGGCATAGCCCTGACTGATGAGGTACATGATGCAGGACAAAACATCCGTATGACTGCAGCTGAAACTAAGGAACTTCAGATTCTTCCCGAAATCCAACTTCTGGCATGACTCAATTACCTGGAAAAAAAGCAGAGTCCATTGTAATGGGGAGATCCGATACTGTCATTCTGGACACAATCGGGGCTGATAGATTGAATGTGGGTATGGCTGGGAGAAGAGGAGCTGACACTTCATTGCGCTGAAGCTGCAAAATGGTGCTCAAAAGGTGTATTCCATCAATGGAAGTAGAATCCCACCCCCCAGACATGCAGTAGTTCCTTTACCATTCCCGAAGGGCATACTTACTCGGAATACCAGGTTGTCGATATGAAGTTCCTTCTCGACCTTCATGATCTGGGTGATAAGACACAGGATGATGTTCCTCTTCTTCTCCATTGTCCgaccctcatcctcctccacattCAAGTATGTCTGTGCGGGGAGTAATGCAAGAACTTTTCCTGTTCCTCGTTTCACTGAGCCGCCATCATTCACACATAGGAACCCTGAAATGTCAAGATCCTCGATCATTGAGAACAGATCTTCACACATAAGGATAACATGAAATCCCAGAAGACCCGAAGTCAAAGGAAGGAAGGAGAACATCTTACCATTGTCCCTGTACGCTAGGATGCTGCCCGGAGCAGTCAGAGGTGCGAGAGCCTGGCTTACTAATGGCTTAGCCACCCCTGTAGATTGAATAATGGTTTCTTCCTGGACCTCCTAGCAGATAAAAGGAAAACTGTCAGCAAGGAGGGACATATACACACCAAGAAAGACGAGAGTCTAATGGAGCAGTTACTTTGTGTTGCTTGCTATTGATTCAGAATGTTTTACTTTATATGCAGAGGGTAGCAGATCAAAGTTTGAAGCATATCACCCAGACCATCTCTTATCAGGGGGCGTCAAGTAGAACTTTGGCTCCTTCTCCCTCCATACTGAGCAGTCAACGAGACCACCATCATGGGAGGTGAATTATAAAAACCACTGAAACCCTCCGCTAATCCCGCGATGGAGCCGGCATCTTATGTAGCAAGTCAACTTTTACAGAACTTTTGCATAATCAAAAGAACAAGTGACTATATGAAATTTTGAATATAGGACACCTTATGAATTTGGTGTTCAAGACAAGATTGGAAGCTCACTGAGGTCTCAGATTGGCCCTCCCTCATCTCCCTAATGATCCACTCTTCTCAGATTTGGTCTAAAATAGTCAACATTCACTTCTGTGTACCATTTACTTCCCAGGATGAGGAAAATTCCAGTTTTCTGTCCAAAAGATGTACTATGCAAACTATCTAACTTAGTTCGTAGATCTGTGCTACTTCACCTTCAAACACCCATTCACTATAGACCCTACAAAAACGTCTACATCACCCAGGGCTCCCTTCAGCATGCCTTTTAAGAAATACAAGCTCTGTCGAAGACTACTCCACCTGTGATATCTCATCTGCTGGACACTAAGATCCTGAAAGTGAGAGACCCCCACCAAGACCCTAATTAATGTGAGGTGCTGGGTGCTATTGTAGATGGGCACACACACAACCATAGTACATACAGACTCAAGCAATGTTCTCCTACACTCCATGGATGAAAGTGATTGTAGAGCTCACCTTGTGCTGGTTGAAAAGAAGCAAAATGAACATCTGCAGGGTGGAGACTCGGAGCATCAGGTCTCCATATTGTACCTCAGCGTTCCCCAACCAAGTCCACTGTAACCGCCGAGACTGAGAGAGGTccgaccccagagctgcctgacCTGAGGGGAGCacacaagatgatcagtacatatactgaggagaggacacaagatgatcagtacatatactgaggGGAGCacacaagatgatcagtacatatactgaggagaggacacaagatgatcagtacatatactgaggagaagacacaagatgatcagtacatatactgaggagaggacacaagatgatcagtacatatactgaggagaggacacaagatgatcagtacatatactgaggagaggacacaagatgatcagtacatatactgaggagaggacacaagatgatcagtacatatactgaggagaggacacaagatgatcagtacatatactgaggagaggacacaagatgatcagtacatatactgaggagaagacacaagatgatcagtacatatactgaggagaagacacaagatgatcagtacatatactgaggagaggacacaaggagATTTTCAGTACAGATACTAATCAAGGAGTCTTACTCTTTGTATAGAAGTCAGTGAATTGCAGCAGGGGGGTGCTGAGGGTCTCTGGGAAATACTTGGAGGGATTGTCCAGGTAGCAGAGGGAGGATATAGCCCAGCATCGAGGAGAAAGCACAGCAATCTGGACCTCTGTATCCTCCACGTTCTCATCACGGAGTCCTGAGCTCTCCTCCATCACCTGGAGACaaaagagaagaggagaagaagtcGTCATCATCTGATCCCAGCAGTTGtggagaatctaccatcacaccTCATTCTGTCCACACTGAAGTTATTTCTTCTCTAGGGTTCTATCAACGTTATCGTAAGTTTCCCCGACAAATCACTAAGAAAAGCccttgtccttctcctcctcatcttaATCTTTAGCATCTCCCACTTGTGTCCTATTAATTTCCTCAACATCAACCACTTTTACCTACCCTTCATCTTCCTCTTACTTACCAACTCCAATGTTCATATCATCAGCCTAATCGCCATCACATTACCCCTGCTAACCATCCTTCTCCCCAATCTATACTCATCACaatcttctcttcctcctccttacCATCCTCCTTGCCCTATATCTTTCTCACCATCATCATCTCTGCCTCCTTCTTGTCCTCTATCCTTCCCATCACTATCTTCTCTGCCACCTCCTTACcatagcctcctcctcctcgtcgtcctcctcctcagATAAGACCCCTCTATCTTGCTCCTGTAGTCGGTACAGATGTTCTTCTCTCTGCAGATCTTTCGTCTCCTGCAGGTTTTTCAGCATCTGTTGGGGGAATCGGTTTGGGAAACAGATTCCGATGTGATCGACCACCGAGTTTTCCAGCCAGCAGGGTCCAAGGCAAAGGAGCCGGTCTGCCAGATAATGTCTGCAACACAAAGAGATGAAACCCAGATCATCCTGGGAAACGTGGGTGCAAAGCATCCTGGGAAACGATGGTGCAAAGCATCCTGGGAACCGATGGTGCAGAGCATCATAGGAATTATGAGTTTCCTCACCTGTAAAAGTGCTCAAAAGAATTGGCCAATTCAAGATCAGACAagaaaagcacaaaatccaggaACTGCTGGAGCTGCTCCAGGGATCGAAGATCAGAAGAATCACCACGAATCGCAGTTATCAGCCGATCAATATAACGAGCGAATTGCTCCATCACCTGTTATATATAGCAAAAGCACAGAAACAACATAAACCAGAGTGGAAGAAGGGGTCGAATCTGTCTATAGACCACAAATGGGGCCACAGACTCACATGCAGCGCGGTCAGGAAGGACAGCTGTAACAGCCCCTCACAGAAACCCTGGCGCAGAGATAGTAAAAACCGTGTCTGCTGTCCAAACATCTCATCCATGGCGCGTCGGAGAGACCGGTACATAAAGCAGAAGCGGGAAGCCAAATCCTCATCATTCCAGGACATTTCTAGGAAGCGCTGCACCTGGTGGACACAAAAAGAATTACACCAAGCAACGGCAGACACACTTATCCCTGACAATGCAAGAGCAGCTGCTACCTGCTTCCGGACCACTCCCTGCCAGCACTGAGCAATCCCCGCCAAACTGCTCCATCCAGAACCAGAGGGTCTCACACAAGGACTCAGGGTTTCCCGACTCTTCCCATCTGAGGAGACAAACATACGTAACACCAGAGACCCCTCCCCTGCCTCATAAATACACCAATCTGTCCCCTCCCTCAAAAGCATACACAATATGGGATCGGTGGGGTCTTACCCCATCTACCTCATAAGCTTAGGCACCTGGTGGCATCTGACGCGTCCACTGATCACCTTTACAGAGGATAAGTTGTATTTATGGGAGGCCCAGAAAATGTTTTCAGGTCAGGGACAGACGAGGCAGGTCTGCAGCAGAAGGTTTCCACAGATTCTAAGAATAATTTCTCAGCGGCTGGGGCGGATTTCAACCAGATAGGATATCTTTATTGTGCAATTAGTGCCACTTGATTCTTCTGCCCATTGAGACGGCTCCTCCATCCCATACACAAAGACCCACTTCTGCTCATTAACCTCAGATTGAGACCTTTATCCTCTCCACCACCAAAGAGACCCTCTCACCCACCCAACATGGAGACCATTACCATGTGATGGAATCTGATACTCACTGTTCTTGCTGGGGGGCTTCAGTGGGGCAGTGTCTTGGGGACTGGTGTCCACATGGACCAGGAGATGGCTCAGCCTCCGTACTCGGGAGTTGAAGATTGAAGTTTGGGCCTTGGATCGTCGGGTCCCCTGAACATTCTCCAGGTAGCGGGTGAGAAGCCAGCTGAGGGGGCTCACTTCCCCAGGGTCTGGAAGAGAGAAGGCACAGTGACTGTCCGGTCCATGAGGTGGGAAGCTAATGGAGGGTCTGGAAGGTTCTGTACCTGAGGCGGTGATGCTCCTCACTAGGGGGGATATCAGCGCCTCCCAGCAGGTGCGGCCCAGGGCCTTTGCAGCCTCATCGTCTGCCAGAAAGCGATCAGCAAACTCCTGCTCATGTGACAAGGCGCGGTTCAACCTGCAACAAGATGGTCAATCAATGACCAAAGAGGAGACGGACCCCCATACACTCCCCATCACAGGTGACACCCGGTACCTGCCGAACAGCTGCAGTAGACGCTCCTTCTTCTCACAAATCTCCTGCCCCCAGCTGTGAGCGCGACTGGTGTAGAAGAGGAACGTTCTCATGCAAAGCTGCTCCTTAAACACCGGCCACAACGTCGGCTTTGGCCCCAAGACTTCCAGGCCACGCACCCGCGTATCAATGCCGCCCTGCACGGAGACAGCGCTATATGACAACCGCCGGGCTAAGAGCTCAACAAAGTCACACAATGGCAGCGCATTACCTGCTGACATCGCTTTATCTTCACCTGGACCACCGGCCAGAAACGGGTGGCGTTCTCCAGGACCACAATGCGGGAGGCAGAGCTGGAGATGTTCACCTGAAGGAGAGAAGATTCACGTCAATAATGAATGAGCAACGGTGCCCTCTGACCTCAGGGGTTCACATTACTGTACAACCAAATAATAACCCAACAATCCCTGCAATGTCACATGATATAACTCTGCACTGCCCCCCAAGCTGTCAGGATAGATGACGCCATGACTGACCGCGTTCAGCTCCGTGCTGATATTGGACGCGTTCTCTCCACCCATAACAAGCACCCGAGCCGGCATGTAACTGGAGTCTTCACTGGCCACGGTCAGCGCCAgctgcctgcagggg contains the following coding sequences:
- the CUL9 gene encoding cullin-9 isoform X1; this translates as MLVGERRNGNLLVQLGPKLQAHPEELLRQRWSVDSHVEYLIRWAVHNTEESGAGSSGTTSQGENKSSNILMWMSAEEVYSNCPTLLGKRKPEGPGVPEEKTTGAPDEGALQEMTEDVRMLVQRAARQMSHSCGPDSSILNTIHVLSAYASIGSLAGVFKETGALDLLMKMLCNSEKQIRKNAGKMLRALASHDAGSRAHVLLSLSQQDGIEQHMDFESRFTLLQLFAETTSSEEHCISFDGIHLPQIPGKQLFSLVKRYLCVTSLLDQLSSDRPDRNEKIRLQRQFDFCMAMGSLICELVRVMGWVSERPQKTEISQDLEQHRTFRSIFQPLSTSSSSLQIAVAPPVRTTPAKKKPGKEFMTPSDFMSRNAYVDYIQEALKPGMTVRMLEDYEEISSGDEGVFRQSNNGMPPVQVLWRSTGRTYWVHWHMVEIVSSGDQSEDISPDKASSSGDGVRVPAVAPAVACKPSGGMYTLPYLGAVVCEERGGLRQDEWWEILFFIRRLEPQEQQELQDLMRQNLEDKQCSLDEHTLMQHPVSLEMAHKILSFLGEHCSGSTLSDLQSSHIYAKYILQPGKQRSFPSQGPQERSAQGGLIPKKPKNEDHQNVEKPGAKSGGEPSDLHLLSNLLSQEGVSIPTADDKCKGNLQGKSKGISLEILLDTLEKVKKSTCGAEALSSAVQVMLQQSGDEVHAAKSEARSNREKIVKMLVEILSNQMKDQLLVVTGLQLTYVLMSKYDWRVMFATEGGVRAVLGCMQEHHSSAAIQHIGLAVLKVLTGVGSCDLRGSSRRYALNPGDAQVMKEIFSSIGSAASGSSTSLLSVIPEAISKLQGTEGCIASVYNGLLVIRMLTENHEALTEQLSGGELSTILQSFTGDSNSMFSRLDLCIQKQLRDLIKNSQDKSGSDTKEFTPAQALQDMDVAWLLSGLKDSRLCRELLPSLERCVCDDASSLPCDVSKLLTDPDLFLQLLASLEQLRSEKQLQLSVYRILNKCLSFYQEDALPWHRSIEPCLTSLVSTTSDLEVLQEVVSFLHRLASVNKDCAVVMCRLGAKETLNKVLEKQSATLLQATELRDLLTDCEKYSSLYQKMATSILAGCIQMVLGQIEEHRRCQQQINIPFFDVFLRNLCQGSSVEVKEDKCWEKIEVSSNPHRASKLTDGNPKSYWESIGSTGSHYINIFMHRGVVIRQLALTVASEDSSYMPARVLVMGGENASNISTELNAVNISSSASRIVVLENATRFWPVVQVKIKRCQQGGIDTRVRGLEVLGPKPTLWPVFKEQLCMRTFLFYTSRAHSWGQEICEKKERLLQLFGRLNRALSHEQEFADRFLADDEAAKALGRTCWEALISPLVRSITASDPGEVSPLSWLLTRYLENVQGTRRSKAQTSIFNSRVRRLSHLLVHVDTSPQDTAPLKPPSKNNGKSRETLSPCVRPSGSGWSSLAGIAQCWQGVVRKQVQRFLEMSWNDEDLASRFCFMYRSLRRAMDEMFGQQTRFLLSLRQGFCEGLLQLSFLTALHVMEQFARYIDRLITAIRGDSSDLRSLEQLQQFLDFVLFLSDLELANSFEHFYRHYLADRLLCLGPCWLENSVVDHIGICFPNRFPQQMLKNLQETKDLQREEHLYRLQEQDRGVLSEEEDDEEEEAMVMEESSGLRDENVEDTEVQIAVLSPRCWAISSLCYLDNPSKYFPETLSTPLLQFTDFYTKSQAALGSDLSQSRRLQWTWLGNAEVQYGDLMLRVSTLQMFILLLFNQHKEVQEETIIQSTGVAKPLVSQALAPLTAPGSILAYRDNGFLCVNDGGSVKRGTGKVLALLPAQTYLNVEEDEGRTMEKKRNIILCLITQIMKVEKELHIDNLVFRVIESCQKLDFGKNLKFLSFSCSHTDVLSCIMYLISQGYARRSDDSPHIIEYLSQEPSTPQKGKAHISLQSSDKKKPEVVAKPPSCGGAVEKAVLESVLLPMGRTLSQEEAWALMCQMVEQVSDTLSVTLDVAQHLLIHCKWNTDQLLQRYTEDPEGLLIASGLAVLEPHQPESPQPSCPVCVNPLSPLDKPPSLCCKHYCCKNCWNEYLTTRIEQNLVLTCTCPTSDCLAQPTSDFIRKIISSKDVIKKYEKSLLRGFVESCSNLTWCTNPQGCDRILCKEGLGNGAACAKCSWMSCFNCSFPEAHYPASCSHMSQWMDDGGFYEGMTLEAQSKHLTKLISKHCPSCQAPIEKNEGCLHMTCAKCNHGFCWRCLKPWKPTHKDYYNCSAMVSKAARQEKRFQDYNEKCTFQHQSKDFAVSLRNRLCVLNEEPPLRTLSLLITACRVLEMSRKVLGYSCVYSYYNQDSERLDVLESQTENLEFHVNALQILLEYSLLQSEDLACSVRLLSPDKYNSALELARRVQERLNGILQHSTQDFCVGFLSDSNENGTKAQNVADMAGFLGATDNIDDASDSVDTAGEQDDDDEDDDEEEDEDYVPDYVPEWNVEYDAELDEDEFTYDEDDDSENLDPDSFIFEDYDGEVYK